The Pocillopora verrucosa isolate sample1 chromosome 2, ASM3666991v2, whole genome shotgun sequence genome has a segment encoding these proteins:
- the LOC131782588 gene encoding uncharacterized protein: MALRLHNTRLVDGGICCFNFIFEEFSSIGEKVYSRPFFFAGSRWRLQGGVKGGQFGVFLRWLGGGQHTDKVKCNIRFSVEVINNRDPSSSVRVGNMTEPDEFPRVAFGIGWSKLLSVEEIERPNSGFLDDNSLFLEVKCCMVHFLFEDKLVINLSSRTSYVSSSKFSLFGEEWYLILYPRGEPKSDNSESQKQEHAAVYLHREEPGVLRFKATYSIFVRGGRETQVSHHFCNNNASTAFGIEKFARTKDLKAVSKGGLVSIGVKITSIEPYYYFGFDTQGWSPPNKLGEGCSINDVFPLLLKPCSNDKKMLDFSLMLDPGPKFEHAELEDSAYYMKILWSVNVVCVKDFNRSVTVNSWDVVGKSAFCHSQDEMTMNTTLELNEVLNPHSPYLDDEKNLGVRLVMANANEVYDPLLINSDKHSVAKLREMNAQTKAAVENFWKDQLDEIYSEKDRIIADKEEEIAAKEEELNQKEAAIQALENEITESNEYLAEIESTVDEIDGKKVSSIKDLVQEAQPDEEELTKQQEVGEKLKAFLMDRLPFSVSRISVVGAAGQGTTIKGNKELELAVFVKDLPRTEHKSWLPAIVFTIKTLLKQEGSKPTESTDDNQTTSTLPPCSDFVTTSTSVKFKCDSVDVTIDPMNDWEQMGGFVGLYKQCLSQPADAQPFYNICACERQTEFISIQNPKCKELIRIVKVWSNSVAWRNTSSTPSQYLLCLLVTAAYQVVHEGGDQSQAVRADKDVFLELADMVGDESLEVYWNEYYLVEDYPRENFPVLFQLPIVQDPAIPTHNVASDGLEDWAQFRRELSKWVAKLTL; the protein is encoded by the exons ATGGCCTTACGACTTCACAACACCAGACTAGTTGATGGCGGAatctgttgttttaattttatctttgaggaGTTTTCCAGTATTGGAGAGAAAGTCTACTCAAGGCCTTTCTTTTTTGCCGGCTCTCGATGGCGTTTACAAGGTGGAGTGAAAGGAGGACAGTTTGGTGTATTTCTCCGCTGGCTTGGAGGTGGGCAGCATACTGATAAAGTTAAATGCAATATCCGTTTCTCTGTGGAAGTTATCAACAACAGAGACCCTTCAAGCTCTGTACGGGTTGGAAATATGACAGAACCAGATGAGTTCCCAAGAGTAGCCTTCGGCATCGGCTGGAGCAAGTTACTGTCTGTGGAGGAAATCGAGAGGCCCAATTCGGGCTTTCTGGACGATAACTCTTTGTTCCTGGAAGTCAAATGTTGCATGGTGCACTTTTTATTTGAGGATAAGCTGGTGATTAATTTGTCATCTCGTACTAGTTACGTGTCCAGTTCAAAGTTTTCTCTGTTCGGCGAAGAATGGTACCTTATATTGTATCCTAGAGGAGAACCCAAGAGTGACAATTCTGAAAGCCAAAAACAAGAGCACGCTGCCGTGTATCTTCACAGAGAAGAACCAGGCGTGTTAAGATTCAAGGCCACTTACTCCATATTTGTGCGAGGAGGCCGCGAGACGCAAGTCAGTCATCATTTCTGCAACAACAACGCCAGCACAGCATTTGGCATTGAGAAGTTTGCACGCACCAAAGATCTTAAGGCTGTCTCCAAAGGAGGCTTGGTTTCCATTGGGGTCAAAATCACCAGCATCGAGCCTTACTATTACTTTGGGTTTGACACACAGGGTTGGTCGCCTCCCAACAAACTTGGAGAAGGATGTTCTATAAATGACGTGTTCCCTTTGTTGCTAAAGCCGTGCTCGAATGACAAGAAAATGTTGGATTTTAGTCTGATGTTGGACCCTGGGCCAAAATTTGAACATGCAGAACTGGAGGATAGTGCTTACTACATGAAGATCCTTTGGAGTGTCAATGTGGTGTGTGTTAAAGATTTTAACAGAAGTGTAACCGTCAACTCTTGGGATGTCGTTGGTAAGAGCGCTTTCTGTCACAGCCAGGATGAAATGACAATGAATACAACTCTGGAGCTAAACGAG GTGTTGAACCCGCATAGCCCCTACTTGGATGACGAGAAGAATTTGGGAGTTCGCCTTGTCATGGCAAATGCAAATGAAGTTTATGATCCACTCCTGATCAACTCTGACAAACACAGCGTGGCAAAGTTGAGAGAAATGAACGCTCAGACAAAAGCTGCTGTGGAAAATTTCTG GAAGGATCAATTAGACGAAATTTATTCTGAGAAAGATAGAATAATAGCtgacaaagaagaagaaatcgCAGCAAAAGAAGAGGAACTAAACCAGAAAGAGGCTGCTATTCAGGCACTGGAGAACGAGATTACTGAGAGCAATGAGTATCTGGCAGAAATTGAGAGCACTGTTGATGAG ATTGACGGCAAGAAAGTGAGCAGTATAAAGGATCTCGTACAGGAAGCTCAACCAGATGAAGAAGAACTTACTAAGCAACAAGAAGTTGGAGAAAAATTGAAGGCATTTTTAATG GATCGCCTCCCATTCAGCGTCAGCCGTATTTCAGTTGTTGGAGCTGCAGGACAAGGAACTACTATCAAAGGCAACAAGGAATTAGAACTGGCCGTGTTTGTCAAAG ATCTTCCTAGAACTGAGCATAAAAGTTGGTTGCCAGCCATAGTTTTCACTATCAAGACCCTGCTGAAACAAGAAGGATCTAAACCAACAGAGAGCACAGATGACAACCAAACAACTTCAACACTGCCACCATGTTCAGACTTTGTGACTACCTCAACATCTGTCAAGTTCAAATGTGATAGTGTGGATGTAACAATTGACCCAATGAATGACTGGGAGCAAATGGGAGGATTCGTTGGTTTATATAAACAGTGCCTTTCCCAACCAGCAGATGCTCAGCCATT TTATAACATCTGCGCCTGTGAAAGACAGACAGAATTTATTTCTATACAGAATCCAAAG TGCAAGGAGCTGATCCGTATTGTCAAGGTGTGGAGTAACAGCGTTGCCTGGCGGAATACCTCATCCACACCCAGTCAGTACCTGTTGTGTCTGCTGGTGACTGCAGCTTATCAAGTGGTTCACGA GGGAGGTGATCAGTCCCAAGCAGTAAGAGCAGACAAAGATGTTTTCTTGGAACTTGCTGACATGGTTGGAGATGAATCTTTAGA AGTCTACTGGAATGAATATTACCTGGTAGAAGACTATCCCAGGGAAAATTTTCCAGTTCTATTTCAACTTCCCATTGTTCAAGACCCTGCCATTCCAACACATAATGTGGCATCTGATGGACTAGAGGACTGGGCACAATTCAGGAGAGAACTGTCAAAATGGGTTGCAAAATTAACTCTTTGA